The DNA segment AAATACGCCGCCTCCGACGTGCTCTACCTGCATGAGATCAAGGCCAAGCTGGATCTGGTCCTGGCGCGCGAGGGGCGGACCGAACTGGCGCAGGCCTGCTTCGACTTCCTGCCGACCCGCGCCCTGCTGGATCTGGGCGGCTGGGACGAGCCGGACATCTTCGCGCACTGAGCGTTCCATCCGGCTATAGCCGTCCTGTGGCGGCGGTCACAGCACCCGCCCTTCCGCTTGGCTAGGGATGGAGCATTGGAACCGAAGGGCCCCCGGTCGTTTGACCTGTGATTCCGCCCTCGGCTAATCTCCCGCCGGTCTGTCAGGCAGACCGGCGGGTCCTCGGCCCGGGCGGGCCAGTCGAACCGGAACCGGACCACCAGGCAAAATGACGCCAGCCTCCGCCGATAATGGCGATACCTCAGCGCAACGCCCCGCCGGCTCCGCCAACGCACGGCGAGATGCCGTGGCGGACGCGCTGTCGCCGCAGGCGCGTCGTGGCCGGGCCGCCGACCCGCACGCCCATACCCGCGCCGTCAACATGGCCAAGGTGGCGTTGCCGGCGCTGGCGGCCCTGATCCTGCTGGTCATCGCCGTCTGGCCGCTCTTCACCGGACCCGGGGAGGTGCGGCAGGCCGGCCCCGAGGCCGGGGGGCTGGAGATGGTGGATGCCCGCTTCGTCGGCACCGACCCGAAATCCCGTCCCTTCGAGGTGCGGGCCGAGCGGGTGGCCCAGTCCGGTGGCACCGAGAGCGCGGTGGAGCTGGTGAAGCCCAGGGCGGAGATCACCCTGCCCGGCGGGGAGTGGATCACCCTGTCCGCGGAGGCCGGGCGCTACGATCGGGACAGCGGGAAACTGTTGCTCACGGGACAAGTGGCGCTCTACCACGATGGCGGCTATGAGTTCATGACCGACCGGGCGGAGCTGGATACAAAGCAGGGCATTGCCTGGGGCGATGCCGCGGTGCGCGGGCAGGGGCCGATCGGCACGATCGAGGCTGGTGGTTTCCGCATCACGAACGAGGGTGACACGATCGTCTTCACCGGGCGTTCCCGCCTGCGGCTGGAGAACGGGACGGAGCAGGAACCGGGATGAGCAGGGTGGTGCGACGGACACGGGTTCTGATCGGTACGGCGGCGCTGGGCGCTCTGCTGCTGCCTGCGCTTCTGGCCGCCCCTGCGGCGCTGGCCCAGCCCGCCCGGCTGAATGTCGGCGGCACCGATTCCATCGAGGTGGTGTCCGAAGGCGGATTCGAGTTCCACGACGGCGAGCGTGTTGCCGTGGCCCGCGGCGGCGCGGTGGCGACCCAGGGGGAGCTGTCGGTCAAGGCGGATACGCTGGCGGCCTATTTCCGCAAGCGCCCCGACGGCAGCAACGAAATCTACCGCCTGACCGCGGAGGGCGGGGTGCGGATCGGCACCGCGAGCCAGACGGCGCAGGGCGACCGCGCGGTCTATGACGCGGACCAGCGCGTGGCGGTCCTCACCGGCGAGGATCTGCGCCTCACGACGGAGCAGGACGTCATCACGGCAGAGCAGAGCCTGGAGTTCTGGCGCGACCAGAACCTGGCCGTGGCGCGCGGCGACGCCTTGGCGACCCGCGGCGAGAACAAGGTCCGCGCCGACCGGCTGGTGGGTCTGCTGGAGGAGGACGGGAGCGGCAACCTGCAGATCACCCGCATCGATGCCGAGGGCGGGGTGGTCATCACCACGCCGACCGAGGTGGCCCGCGGCGAACGCGGCACTTACGACATGCAGAGCCGGCTCGCGTCCCTGACCGGGAATGTCCGCATCACCCGCGGGCAGAACCAGCTCTCCGGCGCTGCCGCCGAGGTGGATCTGGAGGCTGGCACCAGCCGTATCCTGGCCGGCGCCGCCGACAAGGTGCGCGGGCTGTTCATTCCCGATCCCGGCAATGGCCAGCCGCCGCTGGCCGATGCCCCCGCGACGCCCGCGCCCGTCGACGTCTCCGTCCCAGGGGCGGCGCCAGCCGCCCAGCCCGAATCCCCGGCCCCCACGCCAAGGTAAGACGACATGATCCGCACCCAGACCCCGGCCGCCAAGGCCAATGGCGAGGCGCAGACCGACGGCACGGCCGGTCCCCGGCTGGTGGCGAGCAGCACCGGCCTCGTCGCCTCCAAGCTCGGCAAGGCCTACAAGGGGCGACCGGTCCTGCGGGATGTCAGCCTGTCTGTGAAGCGGGGCGAGGCGGTGGGGCTGCTGGGGCCGAACGGCGCCGGCAAGACCACCTGCTTCTACATCATCACCGGCCTGATCCTGCCCGACTACGGCACCATCGAGCTGGACGGCACCGAGGTGACAGAGCTGCCCATGTACCGGCGCGCCCGGCTGGGCATCGGCTACCTGCCGCAGGAGGCCAGCATCTTCCGCGGCCTGTCGGTGGAGAACAACATCCGCGCCGTGCTGGAAGTGGTTGAACCCGACCATGATGCCCGCGAGCAGATGCTGGACGAGCTGCTGGCCGAGTTCTCCATCAGCCATCTGCGCCGTACCCCCTCCATCGCCCTGTCAGGCGGCGAGCGGCGGCGTGTCGAGATCGCCCGGGCCCTGGCCAGCCAGCCGCACTTCATCCTGCTGGACGAGCCCTTCGCCGGCATCGACCCCATCGCCGTGAACGACATCCGCGAGCTGGTCAGCCATCTGCGGGAGCGGGGCATCGGCGTGCTGATCACCGACCATAATGTCCGCGAGACGCTGGACATCGTCGATAGGGCCTACATTCTGCACGACGGTATGGTACTGATGGAGGGACCCCCGTCGGAGATCGTGGCGCACAAGGATGTGCGTCGCGTCTATCTGGGGGAACGCTTCAGCCTGTAGACGCCGGGGACGGAACCGACGACACTCCCCGGTCGAGGGGGCGGTTCTGTAACCTTATGTGTGTCCGGCAGTAGATGGCGCTCCAACAACGGCTCGATCTGCGGCAAAGCCAAGCGCTGGTGATGACGCCCCAGTTGCAGCAGGCGATCAAGCTGCTGCAACTCTCAAACGTCGAGCTGTCCGAATTCGTCGACCGCG comes from the Indioceanicola profundi genome and includes:
- the lptB gene encoding LPS export ABC transporter ATP-binding protein; translated protein: MIRTQTPAAKANGEAQTDGTAGPRLVASSTGLVASKLGKAYKGRPVLRDVSLSVKRGEAVGLLGPNGAGKTTCFYIITGLILPDYGTIELDGTEVTELPMYRRARLGIGYLPQEASIFRGLSVENNIRAVLEVVEPDHDAREQMLDELLAEFSISHLRRTPSIALSGGERRRVEIARALASQPHFILLDEPFAGIDPIAVNDIRELVSHLRERGIGVLITDHNVRETLDIVDRAYILHDGMVLMEGPPSEIVAHKDVRRVYLGERFSL
- a CDS encoding LptA/OstA family protein, which gives rise to MSRVVRRTRVLIGTAALGALLLPALLAAPAALAQPARLNVGGTDSIEVVSEGGFEFHDGERVAVARGGAVATQGELSVKADTLAAYFRKRPDGSNEIYRLTAEGGVRIGTASQTAQGDRAVYDADQRVAVLTGEDLRLTTEQDVITAEQSLEFWRDQNLAVARGDALATRGENKVRADRLVGLLEEDGSGNLQITRIDAEGGVVITTPTEVARGERGTYDMQSRLASLTGNVRITRGQNQLSGAAAEVDLEAGTSRILAGAADKVRGLFIPDPGNGQPPLADAPATPAPVDVSVPGAAPAAQPESPAPTPR
- the lptC gene encoding LPS export ABC transporter periplasmic protein LptC, whose translation is MTPASADNGDTSAQRPAGSANARRDAVADALSPQARRGRAADPHAHTRAVNMAKVALPALAALILLVIAVWPLFTGPGEVRQAGPEAGGLEMVDARFVGTDPKSRPFEVRAERVAQSGGTESAVELVKPRAEITLPGGEWITLSAEAGRYDRDSGKLLLTGQVALYHDGGYEFMTDRAELDTKQGIAWGDAAVRGQGPIGTIEAGGFRITNEGDTIVFTGRSRLRLENGTEQEPG